A single genomic interval of Lathyrus oleraceus cultivar Zhongwan6 chromosome 7, CAAS_Psat_ZW6_1.0, whole genome shotgun sequence harbors:
- the LOC127104495 gene encoding uncharacterized protein LOC127104495: MDPIKYIFKKFALTGRVARWQMILTEYDIQYTTYKAIKSSVIADYLAHQPVEDYQPMKFEFPDEDVLFLDQYFNRPNPDEGPEPGARLTLMFDGASNVVDNGVGVVITSPTGFHISFITRICFDCTNNTAKYEACIMGLEATIDMRIKFLEVYGDSALVNCQIKGDWKTRHPNLIPYRKHVIKLIPYFEEITFSHIPREENHLADALPILASTFKVKWENEAPSIIIMRLDEPEFCYATDDDLQDDKSWDCHEMLPFALHGYRTSVRTSTGATPFSLVYGMEAVFPVEVEFPSLRLLTNVELDEAEWVQNRLD, encoded by the exons ATGGACCCGATCAAGTACATCTTCAAAAAATTTGCTCTCACGGGAAGGGTGgcccgttggcaaatgattttaacagagtatgatattcaatACACTACATATAAAGCTATCAAGAGTAGTGTCATTGCTGACTATCTGGCTCACCAGCCCGTCGAAGATTACcagccaatgaagtttgaatttcCTGATGAGGATGTGTTATTCCTGGATCAATATTTTAACAGACCAAAcccggatgaaggacccgaaccgggaGCGCGATTGACGCTCATGTTCGATGGTGCCTCTAATGTTGTGGataatggtgttggtgttgttatTACTTCTCCCACTGGATTCCATATTTCGTTCATTACTCGTATTTGTTTTGATTGCACAAACAATACAGCGAAGTATGAGGCTTGCATTATGGGACTCGAAGCTACGATTGACATGAGGATCAAGTTTCTTGAAGTGTATGGGGATTCTGCACTTGTGAATTGTCAAATCAAAGGAGATTGGAAAACTCGGCACCCAAATCTTATCCCCTACAGAAAGCATGTGATAAAGTTGATTCCTTATTTTGAGGAGATCACTTTCAGCCACATCCCAAGAGAAGAGAACCATTTGGCTGATGCTCTACCTATATTAGCTTCAACGTTCAAGGTTAAGTGGGAGAATGAAGCACCTTCCATCATAATTATGAGGTTAGATGAACCGGAATTTTGCTATGCAACTGATGATGATCTTCAAGATGATAAGTCTTG GGATTGTCATGAGATGCTTCCTTTTGCACTTCATGGCTATCGTACTTCGGTACGCACttcgaccggggcaacccccttctctttagtttatggcatggaggcagtaTTTCCTGTAGAGGTTGAGTTTCCCTCTCTTCGCCTGTTAACAAATGTTGAGCTTGATGAAGCCGAATGGGTACAGAACCGACTGGATTAG